DNA sequence from the Pseudorca crassidens isolate mPseCra1 chromosome 6, mPseCra1.hap1, whole genome shotgun sequence genome:
TGGTCTCGAACATACTTTTCATGATAAATGTGCTAGAATACGCAATATTAGTGTTATTTAAAAGGTGCAAATAGTTTTGGAAACCACTAATGAATGAAGGTGTCGCCGAGAAATGGTGTTTTCCCTTTACAACAGACTGAGGTCCGGTTTGCCACAGGTTTTGGCACGAGGGCCGAGGGGTCCCCGAGGAAGGGAGGAAGCTGGAGACCCACCCGCGGGGTGAAGGAGGAAGGGGCTGCCGTcagcacccccgcccccagcGGCGGCTCCTGCGATTGAAAGCAGCTCACAGCCGCCGAAACCGCGAGGAAAACAGACGGGGGCGCCAAACGACAGCAATAAAGGCATCCGCGACTTCCGCTTAAGTCGCGCCTCCGCCCGATCCCACCCCTGCCAGGgccttgcccccccccccccccgctgcccACGGACCGGAGCCTGGACCGAAGTGTCCCATTCAGTCCCCAAAGCTAAGTGGGACTAGGGGGTACCCTTACCAAGTTCCTGGGACAGCAACCCCCCTCCGCTGGGCGCGGCCTTCCAGGGATGGTGGAACTGGGCACTTGGACtgtggaaggagagggaaggagaggtgggATCATCCGCAAGGCTGAGCTCTGACCACGTTAATGGCCGGAAAGCCGGCGCGAGAAGGGCTCATAGTGCTCGGAGTCGGGTGGCCTCTGGGGCAGGGGCGGAGGTGGACCCGGGTGATGTCCTCCTCTGAGCTCCCGACGCCCATTATGCGTCCCACATCTCACCTCTCCAGTCACCAGGTGCCTATCCAGCTTTCCATTTCTCACCTTGCGGGAGAATTCCGTTTTATTACCTTAAAGAGGCGGAATTGATTTTCGAAGCAGAACTCGCGTTGTTGAAATAAGTGGGTGCCAAGGGGAACAGGAGGGAAACTTTTGGCATTGACTctgtgtataaatgtatataaatatacctCACACCTCGCCTCCCCTTACATTCCTGACGCGCCCCCAACGGGTCCAAAGTTAAAAGGAAAGCGCCAACAGAGAGATGGGCAAATAGATCTCGGGTTTGCCCCTAACACACCCCCGATGTGCTGGGTGTGGCggcagggaggaaaggggggGGCCCTGGGTTGGGGTCTGGGTTGGCGGTGCAAGACCCGAAACCAGCGCCCAGATTGCCAGGGTCTCTCGGCAGCTTCGGAAGCTCGCAGGCCGACCTCTGGGTCCCGTCTCTATCCGCCCTTGTTCCTGCCGGTGGCCGTGGATCTCTCCCCTTGGGCAGCTGGTGGGTGGACCCGCACAGCTCGTTGGGGGTCAGAGCATCGTGGGGCGCAAGCGAGGGAGGAGACGTGCAACGGCCTTGAGTGAAGATTGATCTTCGTTAAAATGGTTGCCACCAGCGTCATTATGACCATCAAAGTTATCGCCAAGAGGCTCAGCCGCCAAGCTCAGGTCGGGAGGAGCAGCAGCAAGGCTAGTCCACGATTTTTCGCGCCCAGAATCAGCGCAGGGAAGATCTGGGGCCACAGGtaagaggctggggtgggggagaggaggaagggagaaggaagaagagcagAGTGGGGAAGAGAGGGCTGGGGGATGGTAGGGGAAGGAAACTAAGTCTCTTCTTTCCCATCCTTGACCTCGAAACCCGGCAACTTTGCCACAAATTATTCGATTTGAGGAGGGGGGGGAAGCTGGCAACGTAAAAGTGGATTTGGGGCGGCCCATATGGCGCTGTAAATTGCGACTGTGTTTAAAGTTAGCTGTTGAATTCTGCTATGAAATCGTCCAGCCGAGTTCACTTCCCCCAGGGAAAATGCGTAGGCGAGAAGCCTATCCATCAGCaggattataaaagtaaaaaacctAGGACTTCAAGTTCAGAACTCACTCTGCAAACGGTATTAAAAAATCAGAGAGGACCTAATGATTTCCGTTTGGAGGCGCGGGCCCAACGCACCTCCCCAGCCACGTAGCACTAAAGTGCTTTCAAAACTctgagattctctctctctctgtctctccttctttctctctctctccctgtctctccctcctgggTGGGAGGAGAGTAGCCAGGCTGAGGCGaagaagtggggagagagagaacgcGGCGTcctatttgttaaataaaatacatatttggttCTGAAATTCGAAAGATAAGTGATCCAGACAGGAGCGCAAGGTCTTCTCCTTAGCAACTCTTCCTACATCCTCCCCCTGTCCCCCCCTTACCCTCCTCCCGCttgtaaatgttaaaaacaaacaaacaaacaaaacttcccGATGATCTACTCTGGAAAATCAAAGCATTATCTATTATTTAACACGTATCTGTGTCCGAGGAAAAATGAGGAAGGCGCTGCATGATTAGGACCTAAGGGGCAACCCAGCAAACTGAGAGCGTAATGATGCCCCTAAATGAAGGGGGAAATGTGCCGCTGCGCGCTCTATTAATCAGACTGTCAATTTCACCCCCGAGGCCAAACCCCTGGGCGAGCAGAACCGGCTCTGAGCGGGCAAAGGACCGGGAGCCTTCCTCCTCACTTCTTGTCTCTTCTCGCCTCCTACCTGGATCTATTTGTCTGCTCTGAAGCCGCCTTCATTACCCACTGACAGGAGCgtgtatttatttgcttataaaCCTGTTACAATAAATGATTATTCGAACGGCGTCATTCGTACCTTAATGACGAGGGAGCGCTACTTTTTGATGAATGACATCTCGGGCTCGGAAGGATGTATGGGTCATTTTGACCAGTCATTCCCTCGCTGTGGCATCCCACAATTTTTCCGCCTCCCTCCAAAAGAGATAATAATATTTAGAGGCGCTCGCTGGGGCTGAATGAGAATTAGCCCTAGGCGCAGCCCATCATTAGGACGGGACAGCCGGGCCACTGTGACATTTTTTAGAAAGCTGAGATGatggaaagaataagaaaagagatGATTCTGATGGAGAGAGGGCTGCACAGCCCCACAGCCGGCAAGAGGTTCTCCAATTTGTCCGACTCGGCTGGCAATGCTGTGCTCGAGGCCCTGGAAAATTCGCAGCACCCGGCTCGCCTCAGCCCGCGCCTGCCGTCTGCCCCCCTGCACAGCGCTCTAGGAGACCTCCCTGCCAAGGGCAAATTCGAAATAGATACTTTGTTCAACCTGCAGCACCCGGGCAGCGAAAGCACCGTCTCCTCCGAAATCGCGTCTGCAGCGGAGGGCCGAAAAAAGCCGGGTCATTATTCAGAGGCGGCAGCCGAGGCGGACATGAGCAGCGACGTGGAGGTGGGCTGCTCGGCGCTGCGCTCGCCCGGCGGCCTGGGCGCCGCACCGCTCAAGGAAAACAATGGCAAAGGTAATCGCGCCGCCCGCGACGCGCTCTCCAGTCCCATCCTCTCTGTTCCTCCGCTGCCCCGCCGGCCGTTCTTGGTGCCTTTGCCCCTCTCCGACCCTCTGCAGCGAGCTGCACAGAGCTGGTTCAGGCGGGGGCGGGACGCAGGCGTGGAATCGTGCCCTCCGGCTCTGCTCCTTGAGCCTCCCAGAGAGCCGCAGGCCTGGGGCCTGCCCTCGCTCCTGAGTCCGAGAAAATGTTTCTGCGTGCGGGTCTAAACGCCCGTGCGAGCCGACCTACCCCTTGCCATCCACTGAGTCGCGCTGGGGGAAGGCTTCCCAGGGCAGCTGCTCCGAACTCCGCGGCCTCTGAGCCCCAAGGCCGAGTGGAGGGGGCATTCTAAGTCGAAGGGAGTCTCGCTGGGAGCCTCGCTGGGCGCCTCTGGGAGACTCTCTTGGGTCAGCGGCAGAGAGTTGAAAAGTAGAGTCCACCCCCAAATGGTTCCTGTTTGAGCTACTGCTGTCTTTccaatcttaaaatattttaaaccaaatcCCAAAAACTGTCAAAGAAAGGTTAGAGGCCGTACAGAAAGCTGAACTGCGGTCTCCAGATCATGGCAAATCCAGAGCTTCTCAAACTGAGTCTAGATGTAGGCATTTTCCCTTGGCCAATTTTCCTCCTGAGttgaaaatttccttttattaaaacaaaacaccccCCCAATTGAGTTCCTATTATTTGGTTATGAAGAGCTCCCCAAACTTTATTGATTCCATTAACGGCAGCAATTTGTAAGCATGACAGATCCCATCAATTCAGGCAGCGCCTCGTCTTCCTCTCGCGGCTTCCCCCATCCTCGTGCAGCCCCAGCGCGGAGATCTTGGTCCTACAGTGACTCATGCGTTGTTGGCCGTTTGTTTGCCAGGGTTCGCGGAGAGTGGCTCAGCCGCGGGCACCACGACGTCTGCGTCGGGCTCTGGCCTCGGCAGCCTGCatggaggcggcggcggcggcggcggcgcgggcgcAGCGCTGGTCGGCTCCGGCTCTGGCGCGGATCAGGTGCGGCGCTACCGCACGGCGTTCACCCGCGAACAGATCGCGCGCCTGGAGAAGGAGTTCTACCGGGAGAACTATGTGTCGCGGCCCCGCCGGTGCGAGCTGGCCGCTGCGCTCAACCTTCCCGAAACCACCATCAAGGTATTGATTCCAGCATGCGCCTGTTCTAGCCTCCTCCAAGGTGTCTGGGttgatttttgtttctcctttctgGGTGGCTAGATTTAGCTGAGGGCCTGAAAACCCGCGGGGAGAGTCACCAAAGTCACTATTTCTCAGCTGCCGTATCCGAAGGGTTGGCCGGCCTGGCTGACCTGGGAAGCCCCCGAATGGCGCAGCCCATGCCTCAAACGCTCTCCTCAGCTCAGCGCCTGCCCAGGTGCCCCTAGCCCATGTCCTTGGCCTCACTTTCCCCTCGGCGGCAAAGCCGTCTGGTCTTAGTTCCTCTGGCACGAACCAAGGGTGAAACTTTCCATTTGCTCTTGATCTTGGAGATTTATTTTCCACATAAATCGTTACAATAAGGAGAAAggatactgtattttaaaaaatcgatTAGGTTGAGAAagttttgtaaacattttttctcCTGGGCAAAGGGAAAAAGCAACCTCCTGGGGGGAGCAACGAAATTGTCCTTATTTACGTATCTTTAGGTGATTAATTTTATTATACGTCCAGGAGAGATAGCCGGGAGGCTGGGCGATCCTCACGGAGGATCTGGcactctagaaaaagaaaagaggaaactcCACGGGATAGGGGAGGAGTGTGAAAGTCTCCCTTCGGTTTGGTCAGGCTTTCTTTAATTTAGAGTTGTGACGAATGATGTCTTCATTAGATACCGTGTGGGGAGGGGTAGAAAAGTCCCTTTCCCAGTTTAAGAGTATGTTGCTCCCGCCACTCATTTGAAGCAAAAGATTCCAACAAAACCATCCCTTCAATATCAGAACCGGACCCGTGTCAATCGGGACAATTCCTTGCAGCTCAGAGGACTCAAGACCTCGCGCGGCGACTTTTTAGAAAAGCTGCCGCGGCAGCTTCTCGTCAAAGGAGGCCTAGAATCCCTGTGCAAATCCTGGTATTGAGAGACGGGTGCTTGGCGAGGCCGGGCACCGGTGGGTGGCGGGAAAGGGAGGAAAGTTTGGGTTGGGACGAGAAACGCAGCCCAAAGCTACAGAGCAGAAGCCCGAGGAGCCGCAGCAATTGGTCACAGGGAAGAAGACTCTTGTTCGCTTAGGAGGGTGTGCCTACGGCGCTCCACACTGCCGCCCACACTGTCCCAgctggaagaggagaggagactCGGGGCTGGGCCCGGTCGGAGGGGCGTAGGCCAGGCTATTCGGAGGTCCGGGAGGAGCGGAGAGGCGCGGGGCTGGGGATGGGGCCTCGGGGCGCTCCCTAACTCGGGCTGCGGCGCGGCTCTCCCCGCAGGTGTGGTTCCAGAACCGGCGCATGAAGGACAAGCGGCAGCGCCTGGCCATGTCGTGGCCGCACCCGGCCGACCCCAGCTTCTACACCTACATGATGACGCACGCGGCCGCCACCGGAAGCCTGCCCTACCCCTTCCACTCGCACGTGCCGCTGCACTACTACCCGCACGTGGGTGTCACGGCTGCGGCCGCGGCCGCTGCGGCCTCCGGCGCAGCGGCCGCGGCCTCATCGCCCTTCGCCACTTCCATCCGCCCGCTGGACACTTTCCGCGCGCTCTCGCATCCCTACTCGCGGCCGGAGCTGCTGTGCAGCTTCCGCCACCCGGGCCTCTACCAGACGCCCGCGGCCGCCGCGGGGCTCAACAGCGCGGCCTCGGccgcagcggcagcagcagctgcGGCGGCCGCGGCCTCCTCggccgcggcggccggggcgcCCCCCAGCGGCGGCTCCGCACCCTGCTCGTGCCTCAGTTGCCACAGCAGCCAGTCGGCCGCGGCGGCCgcagccgctgccgccgccgccctgGGCTCCCGGGgtggcggcggcggaggcggcgggggtggcagcggcggcggcggcgctgggGCCGCCGGGGGCTCGGACTTCGGCTGCAGCGCTGCAGCGCCACGGCCCGAGAGCGGCTTCCTGCCCTACTCAGCCGCTGTGCTTAGCAAGACCGCCGTGAGCCCGCCGGACCAGAGGGACGAGGCGCCGCTCACCAGATAACTACGTCGCCGCCGCCAGGGGGCCGCGCCCGCCGCTCGGAGTGTGCCCGGGAGTCCCCTGAGCGTCCCCCGTGCCCCCTGTGCGCCCACGTGCCCCCTACGCTCTGCCCGCTGCTGAGGCTGTCGCCAGGCGGCGCCCCAGCGCGGGAGACCTAAGGGAACATGTCCCGAATTGGGGGGAAGAGCCGGCACGAAAGCTCGGCGTGCTTCCcctcaaattatttctatttttgtatctGCTACCCAGCCACCTCCCCTCCTCTAAGTATGTTTCCCGCCGCCCAGACCCCGCATTTTTGCCTCTGTCCCGAGCTCTTGGTCTCCCCAAGACAATCTCCTCGCCCCTAAACTAGTCCTCTGGGGTCTCGGGTCCTGGCTTAAGCCGTCAGGCCTGGTTACTCGGCTGAGCCACGTGGCCAGAAGCAAGGAgaaccacaacaaagagaagggaATGGTGTGCGCTAGTGCTTTGTGCGGGAGAGAAATCCACCCCCGATGTTCCTGCTGCTTCTCTGTTTCTTCcatccattcttttctttaaacgAGGGTGAGAGGAGGTAGCAGTTTTTCTCTCATCCTGAGCTTGTTAGGGGCCCTATCCGAGGAGAGCGGAAGAATGGAGGTCTGAGAAGAAGGCCTGGAGGGCGGATGGAGAGCGCGGGCGgctgcgggtgtgtgtgtgtgtgattgtttACTGCGTGCGCGGGACAAGGATGGTGGGGCTGCGGCCGCCGTCCCCGGAAAGGACAAAGCCCCAAAGCCGAGATGGGAAGGGGCGGCGGTCTTGCCGCCTGTCTCTCGGCCCACAGCCCTTCTCTCTTCTGATCAGCGGTTTGGGATGGAGGCGTCTTGCATATTTTATGCAAAAAGTAATGGCTAATGAGATTGCCACAGCCAGGCCCGGAAAGGAAAGGGAAACGAGAAGATGGGGAGGGCAAGACTGACAGATCGCTGTAGTATTTGAAGAAGCGTTTTCAGCTCAGTTTTCCAAGGATTGGGTTCCACTCCATCTGGGAAATACTTGAATTTCTAGATCTATATTATCCTGAAGCATTTCCTTAGACACTTTTCTAAGTTCGAACTcttcccctcacccccttccctcctcgCTTTCCTTTTCCTCGGATAAAATGGTTCTTGGCTTATTTCTCACGCATGTCTATTGCGCCTTCGCCTCTGCAAAGCCACCGCTGGGTTGTTGAGACCCACTCTGCCAACCCCAGCTACTGGAGGGGTTTCCTTGAACTTGAAGAAAGGCACATCAAAACCCACCAGTGTTAACTGCCACGTCAATTTTGATGCTAATAATGTGCAGATTATGACGAAAATTGCCAATCATGCTCTCTGATGGACCTCCTTTGAATGTGGAATTGGAGAAAAGTTCCCCGCACGGAGACCTGCTGTCAAGTACTAACAACCCGCTAAGGGAAGTCATTAGGAGAGACGGATAAGAGACTCGGTACATAAAACATTGTTCTTGGTGCATAGAATGTATGTTATTTAATGTTATCTGTTACCTGAAGTGATTTCGCAGAAGAAAGCCACGTTCTTATCATCTCAATTGCCAATTTTCATTTTGGTAACTTGGACGCCCTGGGTAGACTTTTCTCTAAGTTGATATTCCACCAATGTGAGCAGCCTCATTAAATCAAGCCCAGATATTTCCATAATGCTCCCTGCAGAGCCACTTCGCTCCTCACATAATGAGCTTTCTGAAGAGCCCTAAAATAACTTGCTAGTGCATGTTTAGACCCAGCGaagtgggtatgtgtgtgtatttaaatgtGGGTGCTACCTACATattcgtgtatgtgtgtgtatatatatgtatatatacatacatatatagatatctgGTctcttaaacatatacatatgtaagaGATGCACCCACATCCATATATACCCATTGGCACTCttttctgtgatttatttcaaattCATGTTCTGACATATTTGTGTTAAAGACACtggatataaaaaaattatttcctaaaaatagGCTTTCAGGAAACTTTTGAATGAATTCACTTTACAggggaaattattattttcatcaaatggaaaatatttcaaggGGAAACAGTATTTTCCCTGGGATCTATTAAAATATTCCCATAAAATATTAGAGAACTTTCCAATGAAATAGCAATGATCTAAACCTCaacttctgtattcttttttcctttaaagcgATGAGACTACTTACATTAAAAATTGATTATACCAGTTCTTACTGcgtttacattaaaatattaatatataatttaaggctaaataaaataaaccaaaatatggTACCCTTTTATCAGCTTTACCTTTGTAGATTGTTAATGTCTTTTCTTATGATCAGCTATCAGATGTATATAAGTACTTTAGGCAATAATGTTTACACTTCCCTCCAAGATATATATTATTGATGAGAACGCTGGTTGGTAAAATTAACATAAATTCATCTTATGTTAGGTCCATTGGATCTGGttattatattaaaacaaaactgtaaataaaGTCTTAGTGCTTTAAATATTGCTGGCTGTATGAACTCACTGTAAGATATTTTACAAATGTGCAATAATTATAAAGCTTTGTATATTATGTTATTTATTGTGTTTGGtcatgtaaaataaatgttatttaaatcaAAGCGATTTTATTTGTTTAAGAGATTGCAAAACGGTGCATGctggtgtttgtttttaactgtgGCATCCAGGGTTATGAAAATCTCTTAAAACAACATATTTAAATCCATATAATACACATATCAGACGAACTAATTCATTCTAATCATTATTTTTACGGCAAATACATTACTCATGTTTATAGGAGACATGCAGTACATCCAAACATTGGTTTAACGTTAATTGGCTGGCTAAACAGATAGGAGTGTTTAGGAGTAGTGTGTGTGGATACGCAATGTAGAGGACACGCTGGCGTAGATACAGGGAGTGTGTGCACACGACTCAGGGCTGGGGGCTGTTTATATTTGCAGTACTACAAAGGTCAACAAAATTAATTCCTCCATCTAATTaacttgcccattttttatttgccCGTTTATGGAGTACATATTAATCTTTTATTCAGGGAAAAAGTCTGCATTTAACAGGCCCTGGAAAGCATCGAACACACGCTCCCTACTCCTAGCTCCCCCTTCCTCACTAGCTGTCTCCTTTGGCCTCGTTTCAGGGAGTATAGCATATTCTTTAAATTCTAGTAATGTTTCTATGTTACTTGCTGTGAACATTTTACCAAATTGGCTGTGAATATTTGAGGCAATTGGATATTTTAAAACGTtatttccccctcctctttcttttgcTTCAGTTTTCTGCCCTTTTCCCCCCCCCAGTTCCTGCTCCTTTCTTGAGTTTAATCCGTCTCTTCGTGTATTTACAGATCTGCCTTAAAGTCGATATTTTGATGGCAAAATGCAAGAGTCAATGGTGTGTGCAAAGTGGTCTATTTCTATTCGATTTAAAAACCAAGATGTCCCTTCCTCGAAATTTTCTTTTCCCAACTGCTCACCCTGGCATTAATTACAACGACGTGGACACTATTGGGAATAGAGAGGCTGCGATCACAAGCCATTTTGGCCTGTAATTTACCATTATTATTGCATTAGCTCTAAATGATACAAGCTGATACCGTCTTTAATTGCAGGTTGGTTAAATATATACCAGAGTAATCCCGagggctccctcccaccccataagttttttctcccttcccccttctctcttttcttgaaCACCCACATTAAAGAAATACGATTATAGCAGCACATTTGGACTGGTGATGTATCACCCTGGTTTTCAGTGCTCTTTGCTAACTCGGGGGTTGTAAcccttaaaaacaaaagcattgaGATAGATGGGCCAGCAAACGGAAAAAGACAGTGGCCAAAAAACCCTGTCCAAAATAACAGCATATTATTTTTGGTCTCAAGTGtgcaaagaatgaaaaaataattcatcatAAAATGCAGAAGACTGTCTGTCATCAAGCTCGAATTGTTTTTGACAAGAAAATAAATCTGTAggttgtttaatatattttatattttctttatttcgtTGCTAATAGAAAAACCAAATTAAATGTCCACCGGCGAGATAGAAATGCAAAGATCGATGATCCACCCCCCTACTGTCCAATCACCCCTATTTAATTGACTGTATTTTCTGGGTAATTGAACTGCTTGTTGTAAATTGAAGATTTTATAGAAACGACATGAAAACTACATTTACTGACATTCATCGCATCTTTGACATTGATTATCTGATCAACGCATGTCACGGTAACCTCCAATTCTTCATTACACACTGTTTATGAGCTGTTACAGAACAACTTGCTTGTTCCAGGGTGATTGATTGCCTTATTAACGCGTGTTCTTGTAAGTGTGACCGAACTGATTACGATGCATATGTTTAGAATAATGTTTCATTTAGCTGACTGCGAGTAATGCAGGGTGACAGCTGCTGCAGGGAGGACAAAAAAACCTGAACTACAGGGCGCGTTTGGGACCAAAAAGCACTAGTTATTTAAGGTGGAACGAACCACCTCGAGGGGAAATGAAAGCAGTGTGCTGCTCCCCAGTCCCTCTGAAGAAGGCTACCCGGGCATCCTGGGCTCTCCAAACTCAGAAATATCAAGGCGTCTGATGAAACAATCAGTACCTTCTGCAATTAAATAAGTTATGGAGACTAGAAAAATTGCAGAGTTTTTCCCTTGttattttccctcttccttgAATTGTATTCCGTTTTGCTTCCCAGAATGCCTGGGTTTCCTGCCTTTGTAGgtgcaagaaaacaaacaaacaaacaaaaaaccaagcaaacaaatCTACCTATGTACAAGTTTACTTCCTTATATACACAGGCCCAAACTCTCACAGTTTTCCACTTTGCTATGG
Encoded proteins:
- the EVX2 gene encoding homeobox even-skipped homolog protein 2, encoding MMERIRKEMILMERGLHSPTAGKRFSNLSDSAGNAVLEALENSQHPARLSPRLPSAPLHSALGDLPAKGKFEIDTLFNLQHPGSESTVSSEIASAAEGRKKPGHYSEAAAEADMSSDVEVGCSALRSPGGLGAAPLKENNGKGFAESGSAAGTTTSASGSGLGSLHGGGGGGGGAGAALVGSGSGADQVRRYRTAFTREQIARLEKEFYRENYVSRPRRCELAAALNLPETTIKVWFQNRRMKDKRQRLAMSWPHPADPSFYTYMMTHAAATGSLPYPFHSHVPLHYYPHVGVTAAAAAAAASGAAAAASSPFATSIRPLDTFRALSHPYSRPELLCSFRHPGLYQTPAAAAGLNSAASAAAAAAAAAAAASSAAAAGAPPSGGSAPCSCLSCHSSQSAAAAAAAAAAALGSRGGGGGGGGGGSGGGGAGAAGGSDFGCSAAAPRPESGFLPYSAAVLSKTAVSPPDQRDEAPLTR